Proteins from a genomic interval of Salmo salar chromosome ssa14, Ssal_v3.1, whole genome shotgun sequence:
- the LOC106570319 gene encoding sclerostin domain-containing protein 1 — MLLTTSGYQLALFCLLIRSCQAVKNGATETLNAQLISTVQDTPSSNVSMNQARNGGRRLTSDARKEQGQAQSQVGCRELRSTKYISDGQCTSLNPVKELVCAGECLPSHLLPNWIGSGPGYTGKFWSRREAQEWRCVIDRTRTQRIRLQCQNGSSRTYKITVVTSCKCKRYSRQNNDSGNGKSEVEVGQAQGQSSTPQGPKKRKGKEGKNGRSGQEDWAEEQPKNY, encoded by the exons ATGCTTCTTACCACGAGTGGGTACCAGCTTGCGCTATTTTGCCTTCTGATAAGAAGCTGTCAAGCTGTCAAGAACGGCGCCACGGAAACGTTAAACGCTCAGTTGATCAGTACGGTCCAGGATACACCGAGTAGTAATGTATCAATGAATCAAGCACGCAACGGAGGAAGACGTTTGACCAGCGATGCGAGGAAAG AGCAGGGCCAGGCACAGAGCCAGGTGGGCTGCAGAGAGCTGCGCTCCACCAAGTACATATCAGACGGCCAGTGCACCAGCCTGAACCCGGTCAAGGAGCTGGTGTGTGCCGGGGAGTGTCTCCCCTCCCACCTACTGCCCAACTGGATTGGCTCCGGCCCTGGCTACACCGGAAAGTTCTGGAGCCGGCGGGAGGCCCAGGAGTGGCGTTGCGTCATCGACCGGACCCGGACCCAGCGCATCAGACTGCAGTGTCAGAACGGAAGCTCCAGGACCTACAAGATCACTGTGGTTACTTCCTGCAAGTGTAAACGCTACTCCAGGCAGAACAATGACTCAGGGAATGGGAAGTCAGAGGTGGAGGTTGGGCAGGCCCAGGGGCAGAGCTCCACACCCCAGGGGCCCAAGAAGAGGAAGGGAAAGGAAGGGAAGAATGGACGTTCTGGGCAGGAGGACTGGGCTGAAGAACAGCCTAAGAATTACTGA